In the genome of Desulfovibrio desulfuricans, one region contains:
- a CDS encoding cell division protein FtsQ/DivIB translates to MPLALKKNGRKARNSYTRSSAPAKKSGNGSGVRIGGIVAGVFKRLKGFSGLKSLAALTVLLAGLGLIIAGVCYSSLWLYNKAITSDFFTTRHVDVTGNVRLSHDMVLQYGGIREGDNSLAVSIAKVERNLRKTPWVEEASVKRLLPDRFVIKLKERLPTFWVHKDGVLYYANERGEIIAPVESKNFLSLPTLRVESGAEDDLPYLTRLMKGMQSGLLPVEAGAVSSVSISPGKGIEIYLEDRELRLSIATDDWEGNLSRLSLTLGDLARRHELRNVREIRSVNGNVWVLLNQPA, encoded by the coding sequence ATGCCTCTTGCCCTGAAAAAAAACGGTCGTAAGGCCCGCAACTCCTACACCCGGTCGTCTGCGCCCGCAAAAAAAAGCGGCAATGGTTCCGGGGTTCGCATTGGGGGAATTGTCGCGGGGGTTTTTAAAAGGCTCAAGGGCTTTAGCGGCCTGAAAAGCCTTGCAGCGCTGACAGTGCTGCTGGCCGGTCTGGGTTTGATCATTGCGGGAGTTTGCTATTCGTCGCTATGGCTCTACAACAAGGCCATTACCAGCGATTTTTTTACCACCCGCCATGTCGATGTGACAGGCAACGTGCGGCTCTCGCACGATATGGTGCTGCAGTACGGCGGCATCCGCGAGGGGGACAACAGCCTTGCCGTCAGCATCGCCAAGGTCGAGCGAAACTTGCGCAAGACGCCCTGGGTTGAAGAAGCTTCGGTCAAGCGACTTTTGCCAGACAGGTTTGTGATCAAGCTGAAAGAGCGTTTGCCTACCTTTTGGGTGCATAAGGACGGGGTGCTGTATTACGCCAACGAGCGTGGCGAGATAATTGCCCCTGTGGAAAGCAAAAACTTTCTTTCGTTGCCTACTCTGCGGGTTGAATCCGGAGCGGAAGACGACCTGCCGTACCTGACGCGACTGATGAAGGGCATGCAGAGCGGTTTGCTGCCGGTGGAAGCTGGAGCAGTTTCGTCTGTCAGCATCAGCCCAGGCAAGGGCATTGAAATTTATCTGGAAGACAGGGAACTGCGGCTCTCCATCGCCACAGATGATTGGGAGGGCAACCTTTCCCGGTTAAGTTTAACCCTGGGTGATCTGGCCCGTAGGCACGAGCTGCGCAATGTGCGCGAAATTCGGTCTGTTAACGGCAATGTCTGGGTTTTGCTTAACCAACCTGCGTAA